The Toxorhynchites rutilus septentrionalis strain SRP chromosome 1, ASM2978413v1, whole genome shotgun sequence genome contains the following window.
tgcgattctgatttattcggatttcttgtaagacttggcacgtgcagtCTGCAGTCTTCGGGGGCTCTGTGAGACACCTGTAACCAGCGTGAGCCACATCAAGGAAAACGAAGAGCGTACGACATGCATTATCGAGGACTACTGTTTTGATGTCCCATCCGACTACTACGACGTGGTGCCGATTTGAGGAAGGGAAAGAAAAACTACAGGAAAaacttttcaataattttataaaattaagaatagaataagaatattaatatgaataaaaatattcgcaatataaaataattatttgaaaaatatcgtCATTATCCAACCAATGGAGGACCAACAAATCAGCCATTACTAAGTTCAAAATTGAGCCAACATTGGACTTACAAACTGTAGTTTAGTTTGACATTTATGGCAACCAATTTTTATTCGTaggatgtaccaatgattagtagggtagacaATGactaaagcggaccttacacggtcaaatttattgacaatatgatgacatttgagagcataatgacagctgaacatggccgacaccgcagaaatccggattttctgattttcgggcatcaatatcgtgacatttcgtatggatgcatgatgttgacgttttacctcgcggacttccagactgagttgccagatttgcaagcggacatttaatgtttgttagtcttttttgcgattgcaattaaaatttataaacttctgaaattgtaggaatcataaattaaagcttttggtttggaaaactgatatagtaatttacatttaatgcgacatgccggagaaccactcagtgtcgcattggaggcgatttgacctgtaattggacattgaagatgagagtggtacagcgtcgacgtctggcggcgaatgtcaatgtgaggccataatttgggcccgaactcgatgtttacaaaaatgtctaactaaacgtgtcgcatacaggtctgtccaattagaaaaatgtcgcattaaatgtaaattactgtacctaaaatagcaaaatacagtacttttcgcgtaactgacaatgtgatggtgagagagtgaatgaaaattaacaacgtcttaggaatgTTTTTAACAATGAACTCGGTCATTttttgcgctagcgagcggggcagccactttagtctaagttgtgtgtttcttcacactccgctataaaatttggagaatgagaagatctgggaaaatcacaggtggtaattcaagttacagtagaatcccgattatccgtgaatagtcgggatgatttttgaacatagaaactattttttatcaatacaaaaataaatacagatacagataatcggggtacagatacagatacagataatcggggttctactgtcatagtcttatttatcgaataaaaacgtttgcttgcagataatataatttgcatatattttcacaatccaaaataatttggcatccctgaaactgaaaggatcagtctgtatttgtgaagcgagtattatgatgtgtttttgagaaggaaaaacgagttttaaagtgtaaattatgaatgaaaattaacttttccaaatcaaattagtattctatgtaaatgcaaatcacttttttctgcaagtagtgagaaaatcccatacaaaaattgtatctgaaactgacgttatataataataataaattttagtaggaatatctgaaaattcatagaaaataggttaagttagagttaggactacgcgcttcaactaattaaataataccgagtagatattttcattcaaattttaccaattgaaaattgcaatttagccttctaatctgatggagaatagtttggatcccaaactcgaatgtcaccactagccatcgcggatattttcgttgtctggggttgagggcgatattgaccgtgtaaggtggcaaaatattgattgaggttagatcggatgtcgaaagcctagctgtcacgatattgaagacacttattgtcaatcagtttgatcgtgtaaggtgcccataacgaattggtaatatttgccaaaaaattggtcatatatacTAATTATTGCTCTCAGTGTATTTCAACGACTGTGTTTCCGATGATGACGCCCTTTGTAAAATATGATGCTGTCAAAAGCGATACATTCAAGTAATTCAGTTTTCACTATagttcaatttgaaaaaaaaacattgattcCATATAGTGTTTGGACTTTTGCTGGTTTTGAACTAAAATATTCAATGTTTTCCACGGCTGGTTAGAGAAAGCAGCAATGTATGGTCGACCAGGTAGTGGTAGAGGACAGAATGGAGCACACTGTCCGTCTGGTGGTGCTTCAAATTCAATGATGGTTGCCATCACACCTACTGGAGTTGGGCTTGTGCCtccaatgaaaaattatcaaaccaCGGCGTCGGCGCCTCCCGTTGGTGCCATGTTAGAAGGCGAATGGAGTTCGTTGAATCCAAATTTGTATCAGAACATGTCTAACGATCAAGTCGATTGGGCTGCTTTGGCACAGCAATGGATCCAAATGAAAGAGACGCTTCCGGCAGATATGGTTCCGCCAGCGCCCCCTCCACCAATCATATCGGATCACTATGCTTCGAATAGTAGAGAATCTTCGTCCGATGGTATGCGCCTGGGAACGATAGACGAACAAGGGGAAGCTCCCATGGAAGTTGAAAAGGAAGAGGAACAAACTTCTATGggtcatcaacagcagcagagcAGCATTTGGAACAACGAAGCAGTCCCTTGGCAATTTCCGAATCATTCGGAGTGGCGCAATCCAGCATGGGATACCAACTGGTCATCGGGTCAGTCAAATAAATCGACTATTTCGACGAATGAGACCGAATCTGTGACATCCTCGGTCAATCCAAATGCTTCGATTGCGGTTGCGAACTGGCAAGCAAAGATGGCTCGCATATACAAACTTGGTGAATCCAATCACACTGAAACGATTGTTGGAACCGTGCAGCCGACCAGCCAGAAACCCGCACAGCATCATGATGTCTCCAAACGAATTCCTGGTTTGATGGATCAGGTTATCAAGCTAGATCGGGAACCAGTTGAGCAAAGCGAGCAATGTGAAGACACAACGGAAACTATTAATGACGCTAAGCGAAAGCTGCTTCCGGCTTGGATACGGGAAGGGCTGGAGAAAATGGAAAGGGAGAAACTGCGACAGGTCGAAAAGGAGAAGGAGCAGCGTTTGCGTGAAGAAATGCTAGAACAGAGACGGCAGGCTGAGCTGGAAGTTCTGAGCGAAATTGAGAATGCGAAAAAGAAAagcaaatttgtttgtttcttccattgcatatatgggacatgtgatgatcgttttgtttttttccacagGATTCAGATTCCGAGGATGAGGAGGATGTCAATGAAGGGGAGAATGTAGACAATGTAATGATAAAGCGAGAACCTAGTCCGGTACAGACGCGGTCGCGCGAGGAGATTATGCAGGAACTGGTAAACACGCTTTAAATGTTGAACTTCCACCAAAGTTGATGTGTTATTCTAAATTCCAGATGATTGCTGTTCGTAAAAATCTAACAGATATTTTGCTTGAGGTGACCAACGAAGAAATTGCCTCCGTTGCGAAAGAAACCCTTGCCAAAACTAAACGAAAAGGTAGCCTTCAGATTATGATTATGGTTAACCCCGGATCTCTCTATTTGTAGCCGACACGAGCTGCAGTTTAGGTTTTTCTCAAAGGCATCGAATAATCGTGCAATCGTTGTTTGTGCGCTTTTCGATTCGAAATCTGTTTTTCCGTTTCCCATGCTTCCCATTCATATCTGTATAGAAAAGAAATTGTACCTTTTATGTATACGTTTTATTCTTTGTTGTACTCAAATTTCCCCAATTAAGCACCAACAGCTCAAGCGCTTCGAAAGACCGGTCTCGCGACACTCACAGGTGGACTTGGTAAgttacaactttttttgattcaaTATGACAGTTTACCTTTTTGAAATGTCGGTAAACTGTATGTCAATGGGATATCAAGGAACTATTggaattcattcaaaaataaaaaaaaataatttaaagcaTAAGGCaacaatatgtttttttgtttttcaaataaaagaGGTGTGAAACCACAAAAAGTTCAGAAATTAATAGGAATTACTTTATTTGTAGGTCTCGGAATATATGAAGACAGCGATGATGAAGACAACAGTGCATCAGATAATGACAGGAATGACGAAGTGAACAGTGAAAATGAAGAGGAAACAGAACGCCTACTACGGGTAATTAGCGTTATTGATGAACCAAATTGCAACAGTTTAAATTCAATACTTCACACTTCAGAACGCTGTGAAACAGCGTCAAAAAGAATTTGAATGGACAGCTCGTGAAATTGAAGATCAATTGGCTCAGGAAGAAGCTCGGGAGGAGCGTAAGCGCCGGGAATACGAACAAAGTACACGTCAGAAGCTACATCAACAGCAGGATTCGCAACAACAGAAGCATGATAGCGAAGATGAGGACGAATTTTCTGCTGGCAATAGTCGAGCTGGTTTGGGCCATTCACAAACATCCGTGGGTAACTTACATGGGGGTAAATTTGGACCACGAGACGGTGAGACCCAGCCTGTAAATGATAATATATATGCCTATAAGCTCGGTAAGTTAATTCTGTTTGAGCTAAGCATTGTGATCGTGAGAGTTTGTATCCGTGTCAATGATTCGGTGATGTTTCTAGGGATTGTTTCACCACCGAAACGGTCCTTAGTATGAAAGGTTATATTTTGTTAGGTATTGAAAAAAGGATTGCCAAAATGTATGGTTGAAAATTTACGATAATTGAGAATGATGATGTTTCATTGTTTTGCAATCCTTTTGGCATTCATCGTATGTACATCGCTGAAATGATCTTCTCTTCTTTTCATTTATCTACGTAGGAAAGACCCGTGACAAAAGAATATCGAGATTCAGCGATCCAAAAGACACTGTTCGTCAGACGCACATCACACATGTTGCGATCGTTAATCACAGGCCGGGGGAAATTGTTCAACCCGTGTCAATGCCGAGAATGGCCCAGTCCGCTAATCAAATGCCACCAGGTTCGAGCGGGGTTTCGCCTCCGGTAGTAAGTCCAACGGCGACCCCGCTTTTTCCGGCGGCCATTGCAGCCGCGATGCATTTAGAAAACTATCGTCGCGGAAACAGTGTTTCGTCGGAAACACCGTCAACTGCTTCCAGCAGACGGGCCTCGTCTTCACACCGAAGTAGTCGCGAAAGAAATAGTAGTAGCAAATCTTCCCATAGATTACATAAAAGCAAAAAACACAAACGATCGCGGCATAGCCGTAGTGACGATGAAAATTACGACTATGCTGGCGAACAAGACGATGAACGTTATTCCCATCACTCGAGAAGATCACGCAGTTCCGAAAGAAGTGCTGGTTATTCGCGCCGACGACGGTCCTATTCGCGTGACTCGCGAGATGACGATCGTGACCGAAAATATTCATACCGATCAAGAGACCGGTCTCGTTCTCGTTCACGTGATCGTCATAAATCATCGAAACGAATTAGAAGTCGGTCTCGCTCGTCTTCGAAGCGGAGGTATTAGACGATCTTACATCTTTGGATCACTCTGAAAATATTCGATTTGGTTGATGTTAAATTATTTAATCTTAGATTTGTGAACTTTATTAGGCAAGGTTTCGACAGAAGTGGAATTTGTACAGATTTTGTGTTTAGCGAGCAATATAGTTTTATATATGTGTTACCTTGTATTGCCTTAGCTGCATCGAAGCCATGAACATAGTTTGTTTACAGGTACTCCGAACACTTTTGCATCAACCCTTCTGGAATATAATCGATACTGTAAATACATAAGTCTTTTGAGCAACGCGGCTGAAATTTGGATATAGTATTGGGGCTAATATTGGAACATTAAAATCAAACGAAATTCATTTATAGCGTACGAGCTAGTTGTTTGGAAAATGATAACCAAACCTTCGTGGTATAGTTTATTGATGAATCCGCAGTGATTGAAgacgaaaaaataataatacatgAAATGAAGTATTTTCAATACCTAAGTGAACAACAAGTTACATTACGTTGTAACGAATTAAAAGCAGGTTGGAATGAAATAGTTTATTCTGTTCAAAACCCACACGCATCCTCCTCGAGCTGAAAGTAGAGTATTGAACACATGGCAACTACAATAAATATCGCTCTTTCCCTTAAATTGAATCATTTATTCTCCATCGGAAGTATAATTTTGAGAAATTAATGTCAAGAATCGTTGATTGGTTTTCGCTACGGTGTGTGCGGTGGTAGTCAAATTGTGTTAGCCGTCAATTAGTCGGTTATTTGATCACGAATCGCTTGAAGCTAAAGCGCATTTTGTTATTAAATATCCAGTTGTAAATCGAGCTCTAACACTTGTTCGTAGTCTCCGTTAAGCACTTCTTGTGGGGTTGTCTgaaatttgatgatctgcgaaaccttCATGGAATCAACGGGAGTGCTAGACACTTCTTGAGGGACGATTCAGCAAGAGTAGCAGCGCTTTTttgctacctaaaagatgccaaactattttttttaagatctagcgtctgaacaatggatcagtcaagaagatcctttttccttcccctccacgatgaagaggaataagaacacttcgggatgtgtttaatttttatgccCAATTTTCATGTGAATTatttatgtgcaatctgttcccaacgaaaccttgtggcaatgccgtcgataaagaggcgaaccagccgaggaggctgaaaacccccccaaataaagaataaaataaaacttgTTCGTAGTCCCACTCCTCAAAAAATTGctactttttttgaaattcgtttAGTTTTACAAGCTTAGTTACTTAATGTCAAACGTCTTCGACCTAGAATGTTTTGAAGAatcaaactatatttttatactaatacagtaaacattcgctaactgggcgaaaagggaagaccagttattgACAtttgcgttttaactggtccggcatgttaaacgtcaaataaaatcgaggggaacttcaatgaattgtttgattcacgTTGAtaatgaaattggataaacaaaaggattccattgaaagtttcgcattgagtgtgaCAACagatatgaaatataatttgaggacattatttttctgtaattcaatcaatgtttttgtcatgcgaaaataatgtcaattttcataacatttcaagtTTCATTCGAAttcccctcacagcaaatcttccatttgaatatggcgtcgattgtttacgaaattctgctttttaactggtccaaggaccagttaacgttcgcccagttaaaacgcagaccagttaaaacaggaccagttagcgaacgattactgtatataTCGCAGGATAATGGAAAAACGGAGCagaatgaaaaacgtagttacTCTCTGAGTGACgaaaatggaatgaaaatttttatttattaccgTATCCATAGCAACGAGTATGTGTGTAGAAATGGGATAAATTATCAGGGTCGAATTTGCATCGGTGTCACACAGTTGTGTAACCCGACACTCCTCCTTAACGATGCTTTTTCGATGTCTCGTTTGGATCTTTCACTCCGATGGCAGTATCTTCCCATACGATGATAGGTTTCGCTTGAGCTTGCTGTAAgttgttcagtagttttcgaatcCACATTAGCTGTTGACATCCGTCCGCCTACGCGACGAATTCGGCCTCCGTCGAGGAAAGGGCAACACAGGTGCAGACGCTGGTTCTTTGTAGTCTTCAAATATCGAAAGACTCTCTTGGCTTCGGTCCAGTCGTGGTTTGTTGGGTTTGTAACTTTTCTGCCCAGCAGTGAGACGAATACGCAAATATCCGGCCGGGTGTTGACCGAAACGTAAAGCAAACAGCCTACCAGACTAAGGAATGACGTGTTCGTAGGCAATGGACACTCCTCCTTTTGATTGAGGTATTCGGGGTCAATCGGTACTTTCGACAGCTTGGCCTCATCGTGTCCGAATCGTCGAATCAGCTTTTCGATGTAACTTGTTTGATCGAGAGTGTAATGGTCACCGTTCCTCGTCACGTGAATCCCCAAGAAGTGCTTGAGTTCGCCTAAACAGGATAACTTGGAGTGTTGCTGGAGCTGTTGACGAATCTGCTCAAAATCTTCCTCGGAGTTACAGGCGACGACCATATCGTCCACGTATATGAGGATGTAGGTCACCTTTCTGTCATAGTTGCGAATATACAGACACGTGTCGGCATCAGCCTGGTGGAAGCCCATGGACTTGAAAACTCCGTCGATCTTCTTGTTCCATGCTCGAGCGGACTGCTTGAGCCCGTAAATGCTGCGCTTGAGGTGACAAACCACAAACCTGTTTTGTTTCCTCGATGTTGACTTCCTCTCCAAGTAGAGTATCTTCATCGCTGAAACCGTAGAAATCGTCGTCCGAATGGCTCCCAACCTCGCTTTCCTCTTCAGCGTTTTCTGCAGTCTCGATGAACTTGACGTCGCGGCTCACATGGACTTTCTGTATGGCTGTGTCCAGGAAACGATAGGCTTTGTGTTCGTTTGAACAgccaacaaaaatcaatttctgtgCGGTGTCATCCAGCTTCTTTCTCTTTGCCTTCGGAATGTGGACCCACGCTGTACAACCGAAGATTCGCAGGTGGTCGACCTTGGGTTTTACACCGTTCCAAAGCTGGTATGGTGTAACGTGGATTGGTTTCGTAGGCGTTTTGAAGATACACGGCAGTGTTGATCGCCTCTGCCCAGTATCGCTGATCCAGTTGTGCATCGAATAGCATGCACCGTACCATTTCGATAAGCGTGCGGTTCTTCCGCTCCGCAAGCTCGTTCTGCTGCGGACTGTAGCCGGCGGTGTACTGAACTGAGATCCCTTCGCGCTTGTAGAAAAACCGCAACTGCTTTCTGCTGCAACTGCTGTACTCACCGCCTTGATCCGAGCGTATGGCTTTGTGCGTCCGTCCGAAATATTTTTTGGCAAACGAAACGTACTCCTCGATTTTGACTGCAACCTCCGACTTCTCCCTCAGTAGGTAGAGTACACAATAGCGATTGTGGTCGCCGATCATGGTCATAAAATATCGATAACCACTGATCGATGGCACCTCCACCGGACCGCAAACGTCCGTGTGCGCCAGAGCCATGGGCTCCTTTGATCTAGATTTGGATTCGCTCGGGAAAGGAGTACGAGGAGTTTTACCTTTCAGAGAGCATGCACAGTTTTCGTGAACACCGCATTTGTAAATTGTCAAACCATCCGCCAGATCAGCCTGCTGCAAACGATCGATAGCCTTCGGGTCCCGATGACCGAATCTCCGATGCCAGACGTGCTTGCAATCTTTATTGTGGTGACTGCCCGCCACCATTACAGTATCTTCCGGTTGCTTGATTTGGTACAGACCTTCCTTAAGGCGTGCCACGGCGACGACAACGTCTCTATGTAGAATACGACAACCAGTGGCATCGAAAACGACCGTGGCTTCATTCTGGACGAGTTCTGATACGGATAGCAGGTTCATGGACAGGCTTAGGGTGTACAGAGCAAAGCTTAACGTAACTTCCCGACGAAAACCGGCTCGGCTCGTACGACCGCTTGCTTGCCGTCTGCCAGGTTAACGAATTTAACTTCACTTTCACGCAGCTCTCGGAAAAATTTTTGATCAGCGACGGTATGTCGCGTTGCGTCGGAATCTACTATCCATGGTTTGGTTCTACTGCTTACTATTACTAATCCTGCAGCTAGGGCGAAGGACACTGATTCCTTCCTGTTGGAGGGTTTCTCAGCAGTTTTGGATCCCTTCTCCGAGTCACGAACCAACTTCCGGCCTTCGCTCTGCTTGTGTTCCAGGTTTTTGCAGTAGTGACAAACGATTTGTTTTTTCTCCTTACCGTCGTGGATGACTTTCAATGCAGAACTTGAAATGGAACCTTGCCGTTTCGCTGCTTCGTCGAGCAGCTTCCGCTAGACCAACTCCAATGTTAGTTCGTCGTCGGAACGACTTTCGAGGGCTGTGGTTAAAGTGTCGAATGAGCTAGGGAGACTGCTTAGGATCATCGCAAACGTAAGGTTTTCTGCCAGTTCCTGGCCAGCGTTGGCCAGACGGGAGAATAACTCCTCCATCTCGAACAAAAACTCCGACATATATCCGCCGTCGACTAAACGTTTTTCACAAATACATTTTAGGAGCGACACCTTCGATAACCATAGTTATTCTCTAAGTGACGAAAAtggaatgaaatttttgatttattACCGTATCCATAGCAACGAGTATGTGTGTAGACATTGTTGCTGCTTTGGCCGACCTTGGGTATGGGTATTACTAGATTGTGTCTCCAACCATCGGGGAATTCGTGTGTATTCCACAGGTCGTTAAAGATGCTGAGGAGGACGGACTGTCCAAGCAGGGACAGCTGTTTCAGTATCTTATAgccgataccgtcagggccagtTGACTCACCTTTGGCGGAACGTAGGGCGATGGAAAGTTCCAGTTGAGAGGATTATTAGGAAGACTCACAGAGACCACAAAGTTGCTGACCGAAGTGATATCCGCTCCCTGTCGACGGATGAACTCGGGCTCATATCCGGAAATTGAGGACAGTCCCGTGAAATATTCCCCGAGCGCGTTAGAAGTATCTGCCGGATTGCTGAGGATTATACCATCCACTTGAAGAATGGGGGTGTGTGCCCTGCGAATGCGAAGAATTTAGTGCGTTTACTCTGCGCAGAAGATCCGCAGAGGACTGGTTTTTGTTGAAAGACGCCAGAAAACCGTTCCGACTGTCCAACTTGGCCTTCCGGATTAACCACCGTACCCTGATGTGTTGCAATCGGTACCTGTTCATGGCAGCTTCCTTCATCAGGTCTCCGATTCGTAGTCGTTTGGACGCACGCAGAAAGTTTCTCCGTTTCTTGACCTCACCtttgatgtcctcggaccacCAATGCAACGCTTTTTTccccggagtggttttcgttTTTAGGAAGGAGGTTTCGACCGTTCCATGATGGTTTTGTTGAAAGTGGCAATGTTGGTTGGATTGTCTCTAGTTAGTAAGAAGTTGGAGGATGTTTGAAAAGCTGCCCAGTCAGCTCTTTCGAAGGTCCATTTATATTTGCGAGTCGTCAGCGGCGGTGACCCATTGAATCTGATGATTATCGGGTGATGGTCGCTGCCATGAAGGTCGTCGGCTTTGTTCCACCCTAGCCTACCCATCAGGTTGAGGTACTGTATTGCTGGTACTTCTACGGAAAGTACCAGTGGCATCATTTAAGACCGAGAGCTCCAACACTTTCAAGAGGTCGGCGATCCAATTTCAAaatcctcccaaactgcacagtatttactaatactaaagcgaggacctttatagcatacctgataactgtctaggttcgttggtttgagttcacggtgggtaaacaatgaaccgtccattaatggcgTAACActttttggcatcaaaaatcgagttttcatttcactttatatggacgtgtaCGCGGGTAACGCGATTCATTTCAGGGGGAGGGAGTAGTAGTTTTAATTTAAGTAAGGTTGGATAAAGTGGGGGATTtctattcattagtcacgtcaataaGAATAACCATtcgctagaatagttcatcagttatCCTCGCTcgcatcttcgaagatttcgggccctgattgCAACATAGATTGTTAAAACCTTTTAAGCGCTCACTGGCGAATAAACAGCCGATTATTTGGTAACGAGTAACTTGAACCTAAGGCGCACTTTATTATCAAATATCGAATTATATATCGAGCTTTTACCCCTTCTCGCTCTAGTTGTCATAATATAATGGTAtactttgactcacaactgttatttgattgagaaatatttcgaaatcatTCTGTCATAGAGAACCAAATCTTTGAAattgcttcatttggttcagtcaaAGTGGATCATGTACATATAGGGAGCCAAATAACTGCCtttttggcatgatacttgatgttttttttacaattatcacacatcaaagtattgccagagagtagctaacatttctgataacaatattgaacgaaaaaattaaatgctttgaaaattgcagagcattGAACTTCAAGTCATAacaatgtcacatggtccggtctgacttaacatcgaccaaatgtttcccaaaggaaaatatgaaCGCAAAccgaaacaaaataattctctgaagatatgcaacaagcaaaccaaacaacagTTGCACCGATAGCTTTTACTCGTTCGATGCTATCGATTTGCTCGGTATCCATGGGCCCTATTGGGCGTGCTACACAAATTACGTAGCGCTGAAAATGCGGTTTTTGGACCtcctattgggcggtacgaattgaaatcggacgcgggtttttcatgtttttggtagctataactcgtacttatctctaatcatccggaacaatattGTTGAATCGATGAATTCGTTCGGATCCTCAGAAAAAGACGTTATTTTGCCTTTTTTAAGCTGTAATTTATTTATTGACCTTtagtatattttttaattttacaaatTCATCAACTTACGTTATAGtttccaaaaaaatcgaacaacaaTTAGATCTGTTAGAGAACACGTTCTTTCCATAAGTTGGTTAAATAGCTCAATGAAAAAAGGTAATCATCGGCTTGACATAGATGTCAAACAGAAGCAAGATTGTCAGTTATCGAGGGATTCGACAATGATCGCGGAACAGATACGGCAGTGCTGCCAGTGTCCGTAACACTCCCCGACTCGTAAAGCTGCTCAGTTTTACCCTTTGAAAGCACGTCCAGTACCGCGATCTTGCATACAGGACGACGAAAAACTCCGTCGTTTGTTTGGACGACGGC
Protein-coding sequences here:
- the LOC129766417 gene encoding arginine/serine-rich protein PNISR, which gives rise to MYGRPGSGRGQNGAHCPSGGASNSMMVAITPTGVGLVPPMKNYQTTASAPPVGAMLEGEWSSLNPNLYQNMSNDQVDWAALAQQWIQMKETLPADMVPPAPPPPIISDHYASNSRESSSDGMRLGTIDEQGEAPMEVEKEEEQTSMGHQQQQSSIWNNEAVPWQFPNHSEWRNPAWDTNWSSGQSNKSTISTNETESVTSSVNPNASIAVANWQAKMARIYKLGESNHTETIVGTVQPTSQKPAQHHDVSKRIPGLMDQVIKLDREPVEQSEQCEDTTETINDAKRKLLPAWIREGLEKMEREKLRQVEKEKEQRLREEMLEQRRQAELEVLSEIENAKKKSKFDSDSEDEEDVNEGENVDNVMIKREPSPVQTRSREEIMQELMIAVRKNLTDILLEVTNEEIASVAKETLAKTKRKAPTAQALRKTGLATLTGGLGLGIYEDSDDEDNSASDNDRNDEVNSENEEETERLLRNAVKQRQKEFEWTAREIEDQLAQEEAREERKRREYEQSTRQKLHQQQDSQQQKHDSEDEDEFSAGNSRAGLGHSQTSVGNLHGGKFGPRDGETQPVNDNIYAYKLGKTRDKRISRFSDPKDTVRQTHITHVAIVNHRPGEIVQPVSMPRMAQSANQMPPGSSGVSPPVVSPTATPLFPAAIAAAMHLENYRRGNSVSSETPSTASSRRASSSHRSSRERNSSSKSSHRLHKSKKHKRSRHSRSDDENYDYAGEQDDERYSHHSRRSRSSERSAGYSRRRRSYSRDSRDDDRDRKYSYRSRDRSRSRSRDRHKSSKRIRSRSRSSSKRRY